TTTCGTTAATGTCTATTGGCAAGAAATTTGTGAAGAgctaaaatttgttaaaatttgttaactttttaatttattttgtttattgcatATATAGTTTACAAAGACATATAAATTAGCATGTAATTCTCTTTATATTCATATAATATTCTATGtgaactatatatttatatattattttctgaacaaattaaattatttaactgTTGCCAAGAGAAATTAAatgatatagattttttttttgtttgataacAGTAAATTATGAAAAGTCTAGCAATTGATTTACTAacgatttgaaaatatataactaatcttttaatttagttttttttattgaaggGTTTAGTTTATTTATCGAAtgctttagtttttgttttatctttagttttgaataaatttattatgatatttgtTGGATAGtagtcttttataaaaaattgaagcTACACTAGTGTTAAAAACCGCGATTTTAATACGACTGTATTGGATGCACAACTGAAATTTGTATTAGCGTTTTTATTAAAGAGATCCTTGACAATGTGCTAGAACATGTATACCTTGTTAATTTTAATCTTACACCTCAAAACCATAATTACGTATAACATAATCTTAACCAATTTTTTAAACCATCATATATAAGACAAAATGGtgattaaatttcaaaatcataataaatcaaGCTGAGAACATCTTAATTTGGTTTTATTGATGGCTGtctaaaaaaaacagtttctacatatttttttactCTGTTTCAAAAGGAAGCATATTAATCCAGTCTTATGCTTTCGTCCATTTGTTTTCTATAAGTACCTCTATATCCATTTATACCGAGATAAACTTAAATTCCATTTGCTAagagcaaaaaaataatatgttcaatctttttcttctctcaAAATTATAGTAAATGTTTCTCCAATATACGCatttaaaaaatctcaaattataaatgtttaaaataaaattataaatgtttaaaatgatAATTCGTTCGGCTCCGGAGCAGATTTATACCATGCTTCGGTTGAAATCAAGGTAACAAAGCTAGTTCAAGATATTTATCAGAAAATAGTTATCAGAAAATAAAAGGAGGTTGTTATATAGTTTTAtggattttattaaaatcattgcATTCCTTTAAAATAATAACCATATTGCACTTCCACGGAGTATTTGATATCATcgacaaaaaaagtatttgataTCTAGCTTGGACTGACAAATGACAACTGTGAACAACGAATAGAGTTGGTccatctatttatttatttatttatttatttatttatttatatgtagacatactttgatttattttttaatttattttctatataactTTGGAATCTCTTTGTCATAAAACGAAAAATCCACAAGTCTAGAATatgccattttcgaaaaatgtatatctatatatataataataaaaatcatacTTATAAGATAAATTCGGTTCCAACTTCTTAACAATATTGATTGGTTTAGGAGTCTGGACCGGGTCAAAAACTAACCGGTTTACACATTAGATTATCGTATGATCTCAAttgatttattaatagtttttgaGTTTTGACAGTTAACTTGTGGATTAGTTTTGCTTGTTCCCGAAAAAGTTACGCACCGCTAATGTGGTTTAGTCGTTTAGATATATAActgaaaaaattgttatttaacTTCCAATTAATTTAGTTGACTGACCCCATTAAAAACCCGAAACAATTATGCATACTAcggaaaaaaaatttacaacagATCTTCAGCATAGTGCAAGTAAATTTGTCAGGCGTGGATATTaagacggctcaggtgatgcaatTAAGCGTAGATCCTCATAAGGCACGTAGTATtatcggttgtcgaatcgtctatgtaatttttttcgtatcataataaatcagcgttaaaaaaaataaataaaattaaatgtatttGGTCAACCAAAATTCAGATTCGTTGCTTTctctaaattatttatttatctaaaacACATTTCAATGCGTGCATGTATGTATacgaatataaaaatataatattatttttagtttatgcaATTAAAGGTCTACTTTGGCTTTGTATCAaaccaacaaacaaaaaaaaacatcctaAACAATTTATATTACAGGCGGAAATATAATTATTTCGTTACATAAAAGAGTCTATAAATAACAGTTTTTGCCgacgaaaaagaaaagaccgtttttttttatttaatttgctaGAAAAAGCGTTGATTTGCTGCACATTCTTATTAGCCTCTCCCTCCCTCTTTTGTTTGTTATTCCACACCGATCTTCTCCCTATATCTCCGACGTACTCATTCTCCGGTGACGGAGAATAAGCTAAACATTTTCCAcgaattttccttttttttttttttttttttttcctgcggCTAAAAGCTTTAAAAAAGATCGATCGTACCATTGCTGAATTTCAAAGCCTTCTCTTATTTATCCGTTACGCTAAGCGTTGGCTTCAATCGTTTCTGCGTTAAAACGAGTTGAAACTTGTCACTGAGATTCTTTTttatctgtattttttttttctttatttaattgAGCAAGATCTGGGTTTTCTTCAGATCATggcttattaaaaaaatctggGTCTTTCGAGGTGTGATTAATGCTCTCACTGAGTAGCATTTTCTCTGGGTGTTAATTAGTCTCAGTTgttttattactattattaatcTCCACTTAAGTGTTCGATGAAATTCCTCTGAGAGGAAGGGTTGGTAGGTGATTCAGAAAATGTGTAAAATGGAGAAGTCTCTTTACCACAGGAAACTATGGGAGATAAAGGTTAGGCTTTTAGGGGATAGCAAGGTTGAGAAGCTCAGGAACTCCTTTGCTTCGAGGTCTCCTACGAGCCTATGGATGATTCGTGCTGTTTCTGTATTGCTGCTCTGGAGTTGTTTTGTTCATTTGATGGCTTTGGGAGATATGTGGGGACCGAGACTGTTCAATGGTTGGCCTTCTTGTTTCAATCAACGTGGTTTGTCCACTGCCGCAGAGATGAAGTCTCTCCCTGCTAAGATCGCCCTTCCTCCTAAAAGTAAGTGTCATGATTTGTGGTTGGAGTAACTTGAGAGATGAATCTggaaactgatttttttttttttgtgttttgtcttTCTCAGGGGTGTATCAGAACAATGGTTATCTTATGGTTTCTTGCAATGGAGGACTCAATCAAATGCGAGCAGCTGTAAGTTGAGATTCTATCTCCCAAGTTTCATCTCTTAGTGATATGGTTTGCTTACTTTTTGGTCTGGTTTCGACAGATATGCGATATGGTAACTGTTGCACGGTACATGAATGTTACACTTATTGTGCCTGAGCTTGACAAGACCTCCTTTTGGAACGATCCAAGGTATTTTTTCCACGTGAAGCTTCTTTTTGTGCTCTGTTTTGTTTTACAATATCgtaatttgttttcttctttggtgGCAGTGAGTTTAAAGACATTTTCGATGTGGATCACTTCATATCTTCGTTGAGAGATGAagttcgtatacttaaggagTTGCCTCCAAGGGTCAAGAAGAGAGTTGAGCTTGGGATGTACCACGAAATGCCTCCTATTAGTTGGTCAAACATGTCTTACTACCAAAATCAGGTTTGTATTCTGAGTtcttatatttgttttgaagatgaatTTACTCTTTGATTATTCTATTTATATCCTCTCGTTAACTCTTCAAACTGGAACAGATTCTTCCATTGGTGAAGAAGCATAAGGTTTTACACCTGAACAAAACCGACTCCAGACTCGCTAATAATGGACTGCCTGTGGAGGTTCAGAAGCTGAGGTGCCGAGTGAATTTCAACGGCCTTAAGTTTACTCCTCAAATTGAAGAGCTAGGGAGACGAGTAGTCAATATCCTGAGAGAGAAAGGTCCCTTTCTCGTCTTGCATCTCAGATATGAGATGGATATGTTAGCGTTTTCCGGGTGCTCACATGGTTGCAAccccgaggaagaagaagaattaaCAAGAATGAGGTACATAAGAATCATAAAATGTAGTCTTGCTTTTATTGTTCCAACTTTGATGGATATATATTGATGTAAATGTTATATTTGTTGGTAGATATGCTTATCCATGGTGGAAAGAGAAAGTCATAAACTCTGAGGAGAAGAGGAAAGAAGGCCTTTGCCCTTTAACTCCAGAGGAAACTGCTCTCACCCTGACCGCGTTAGGTATTGACCGTAATGTTCAAATATACATAGCTGCTGGAGAAATCTACGGTGGTGAAAGGCGGATGAAGGCGTTAACAGACGCTTTTCCAAATGTGGTAAGTAGCCATTTCATTATTTTTCTGAAATAATTTCAAACTTGTAATCTTCAATTGACTCCGTTATCATAACTAACTCAGGTCCGGAAAGAAACCATACTAGAATCCTCTGATCTCGATTTTTGCCGGAACCATTCATCTCAAATGGCTGCACTCGATTACCTAGTGGCTGTTGAGAGCGATATATTTGTTCCAACCAATGATGGGAACATGGCAAGAGTCGTTGAAGGTCATCGCAGGTGAAATGCCgttatctttcttcttcttctttcttcccaTGGCAAGAGGCTAACACCAGTTTTTCTACAGGTTCTTGGGATTTAAGAAGACAATTCAGCTGAATAGGAAGTTCCTAGTTAAGCTGATAGATGAATATACCGAAGGATTGTTGACTTGGGATGTGTTCTCATCCATGGTGAAGGCCTTTCACTCTACTCGTATGGGAAGTCCGAAGAGACGGTTAGTGATTCCGAATAAACCCAAGGAAGAAGACTACTTCTACTCCAACCCGCAAGAATGTCTGCAGCTGTTAGATGAACCACTGAGAGTCATTTGATCATTGGCGGAAGAAAATATTTACAGTCTTAAAGATGGAGTTACAGtgagttttttcttttatttacagGCTTGAGTTACTTTAGAGTTCTTGGTGAATAGATATCTGAATGAGCTTCCATGGATGGAGAGAAAAAAATGATGTTGATTGAAGCTTACATTGTAAAGTTTGGCATCCATGGCCTTGCCAGTTTTGTTAGCTAAATAAAAAGTGCCATTTTATGTAATTAAAGTTTGagtttatatttcatattattatctcttgttttttaaaaaaagggtAAAAATGTCCCAATTTTctacattaatatattatattatagcaTATTAGCAAATGTTGTCTACATGAAAATACTTAATTTATTGAATGCAAATTCAGATATATAGATAGAGATTAAATAACCAATAACAAATGACAAGCATTCAGATTGTACTAGTTACACTGTTGTAGAAATAGCCAAATAGGTGTAAACAGGTAGGTGTctgacattttatttttactaattgaTACTAACATTTTCAAAGAATTCTATGTAGGTATTGCAATTCAAATAACCAACAAAGAAGATATATTACCCAAAAATTACTTGATCCAACTGTATTCGAGtgatccaaaaaaattataactatttcTTATACAAGTGATCCAAGACATGTATTTAgtagatttattttatactcCTATCAACGAGTGATCCAAGAAAAATTCTAGTTCATCTACCCATTCAAGAAATCTCGTAGAGGTTATTGATATTATCCATATACCAAACTCACTATTTTTTCTCTCATCTGTATaatactactccctccgttttcaCAATGTAAGTAGTTTATACTAAAAACACTAATATTAAGAAAGTtgatactttaaaaaaaataatatttaattaattagttcaaccaattataaaataattgatattatttgattggttacactatatcaaataaatgtaaaagttatttagatatttggaaactacttacattttgaaacaaaaaaattttccTTAAACTAGTTACAAtaagaaacggagggagtatttgataccataatcattcattgcaatatcctatcttcaaAGATGTTTCAAAAATTTTCCTTAAACTAGTTACAAtaagaaacggagggagtatttgataccataatcattcattgcaatatcctatcttcaaAGATGTTTCAACAGAAAGACTATATCGTGGTTTCTTCAAACGGATTTTTACATAATGCTTTAGCCGTTGCTATATGTCTCCTTAGCTTCTTTTAGTTGCTTATTGATTGGTACTATTACAGTTGGATCCACTAAGACACACCACTACATAGCTTTCGCAGCACAACAGGTACACACAAAAAGTTGATCAAGATATCATTATTAAATCAATTGGTTCAAAAAGTGGGTGGCTATTGTTTATTGAGGTCTACTAGTTTGTGAATTTGGTAAAATATTAGTTGGTTGTTGCTTATTGATTTTTGGCTCCTTTTTCACATGTTTAATAGTATTTTCAACTTGTAGTGAAATGTAGAAAAAGCACAGTTAGAATGCGGCATAAacctctgctttttttttttttacttgtcaGCAAGCTGTAAACATCTTTGATTTTTGAGACTCACGTGGGTAATAGTATGTACAAAATAAAGACTTTCTTCCTAGTTACAATGTTGTTGTTGTACCGTTCCTCTCCTGATGATCCTCTTCTTTGACACCAGCCAATAGCCCTAACTCAACATGCTGATCCTTAATCCTGCTTATAACTCTCGACATATCTTCTCCATCCATAACACCACCAAACGATGAAGACATTGTGTCctgtcttcttcctcctctagaCCGACCTTGTTTGATCTTTAGTATGAACTGTGTGACCTCTCCAATAGATGGTCTTTTCCTTGGCGTCTTGTGCACGCACCTGTTTGCAATCTTGGCCAGTAACCTCACTTCTTCAATGTTTGCGTTTCCCTCTAGCTTCTGATCGACTATCTCGTCAATACCATCTGGACTCATCGAAGCCTAATCATCAGGATAGAACAGAATCAGTCACTCACTGGACCACATCAGCTTACTATTTTTGAGAACTTACCAGGTTGATGTATTCCATAAGATTCTGTTGGGGATGGATGGCAGTAATGAGCTCAAGGATGATGACTCCAAAACTGTAAATGTCGCTTTTTAAAGTGTACTTGTTTGTCGAAATGTACGTTGGATCCATGTATCCGTGAGTGCCTTTCAATCCGGAGTTCATTCTATCGAAAACCATCTCTTTAGACAACCCAAAATCAGCAACCTACCACAAGAACAAGACCaagttttatagatttcaaTCAAACAGTGTTGTTCAACATCATTGCTCTCTTTACCTTAGCTCTCATGGAGTGATCTAACAGTATGTTTGCAGACTTAAGATCACGGTGGATAACAGGCGGCACGGCTCCCTCGTGAAGATACTCAATGCCGTGGGAGATGTCAAGAGCGATCTGAAGCCTCTCTTCCCATCTCAAGACTTGTGTAGCTTCTTCACCCCCGCCGCCGTACAAAAGATTCTCCAAACTTCCATTACTCATGAACTCATAGATCAACATCCTGTGGCTTTTATCCACACAGTAACCCACCAAGTTCACGAGGTTCCTGTGATGCAGCCTCCCAAGTAAAGACACCTCGGTTTGAAACTCTCTATCTCCCTGGCTTGAGTTAGAGGCGTGAACCTTCGCTGCAGCTAAACCTCCGTTAGGCATAACGGCCTTGTACACAGGACCGAAAGATCCTTGTCCAAGAATGGTTGTGAAGTTTTGAGTTGCCTTCTGAATATCCCTAAAGAACTTTAGACCATAAGAGACCACTAACAACCAGGTCCATGAAAAGTCAAGATTTGGAGAGAAGACTCACTTGTAGTGATATTTAGGTATGCCGGAAGCAGATACGGTGAGATCTTTGTTATGGTTGTTGTTCCACCATGGCTGATGTTGAGTTGGTGCTGCTGTATTCTCAGGTGGCTGTAAGGATGCTGTGTTTGAGCTATCGTCAGGGGTTAGTACTACGGCTCTTTTAGCTGTGTGGACGGGTAGAGTTGGGATGTTCTGTTCGTTAGCGCATCGCCTTAGGTGAGAGCGGCCGTTGTACCATTTTATGACGAAGAATAGAAGAAGAGCGAGTAAGAGACCGAGCGCGAGACCAACCGATATGCCAATCACTACCAAATCACTTCTATTCACCATTTTGATATCATTTCTCAAAGAGTCCAAAGAAGGATAACATTTTATTCCCTGCAAAAAAGTTTATTGCATCATGAAGAATGACCTGTTACAGTTGCACGCATTTTTACTGGACATTCAATTCTCAAGATAATCATCATCTAGACAATTGTATATGAACATGTTTGGTAAAGACTTGTGATTTGATAAACTAGACAAGAACTTCAACAAAATCTTCATCTTATATCAAAGATCCATTAAAAAGCATAGGAAAGTCACTAGATTGGCATTAACTAACTCAATAACTGCTTCCAAAAGTGGGAATAAGCATCAAAGGTTCAATCTTTATTCAAAATGTCTCtgttctacaaaaaaaaattggacagAGAGATCAAAGATCCAACCTTTTTTCTTTACTTAACGAAACCCTATAGTTAACACGCAACCTTAGTGACAGCTAATCACAGATTCAAAGGCAAAGATCACAACTTTTTCTCTAAACACTGCTGACCTCGAATGTTTCCATAGTCCTACCAACTAAACAAACATCAGAATCGAAATGGGTTCCATCAAAATACTCTCGAGATAAGAAAAGAGACGACCTTTTTTACCTTTCCAAGAAATCGCAAATTTGAAATCCAAGGAGCAGCAGAAAGCTACTGAGCACTCTTCTTAGTCAGGACGAAGCGAAGGAGGAGATCTAGGGGTTTGATCTGTGCAAGATGGTAGTGTTCTTCTCCTTCTTATTCCGCTTTTGAGGACAAAAGTCAAAATCTAGAAGAggacttcgtccataaagtaaacTGATCAACAAAGGAACAGAGAAGGGATGAGCGAACTGTAGCATTTAATTGTTCTTTTCTTTCCTCTTCTTTCACAGGGAATATTTGTTGGCTTTTAAACGCGTTTActtgattaaaattttattctgaaaatgatatattctgaaactaatgtttttttttaattatgatttttgaactttaatatgtttttctccttttctaATTCATGGGGTGAATGATTTAAGCTTTTGAAGCATGACCCAAATACatgactaaaaaaataaaagttggtacttctttttttttttatcaaaagttgGTACTTCAAGTTGGTgcaaaaaatcataatataatataactgaTATTGCTTTGTCAGAAGTTCACAATTTATGACTTGACCAAATCCAGCTTGGTTTGCtttgaacatatatattttggCAACTAATATCTCCTAATTTAACATAAATTTGTTAGAGAAAATACCATACGCACTATAAAGTATATGATTGTGTGATATGTGTGCGTTTGTCTTAACAAATAATCTTGTGTGGAATATATTTCAGTGTAAGGCTATTACCATGCATGACAAACTACATTTACTTTCAATATTATAAAAGCTAATTAGatcaaattatgtttatataaaactatatgacGAATCTACTTGACCTCAACATTCAAATATCTAAACAAATGTTGACTTTAACCTATATATCTCCAAATATATGAGAATCTGAATCTCCAGGATAATACAAAACGCTATTCCAGTCAATGAACCCTTTATAAGTAATATAATGTACTCATATATATTCAGCAATATTACATCCATTTCAAGAAACTTATTAAACTACTATTTAAAAGAACAGTAGCTCGAAAGTTAATCAATTGTGAACCGGACTTCTTTTCTTCGGATTCACTGGTGAAGGATACTCGTGCCTCATTAAGTGATCCACCTCTCTTTCTAAATCTCTTGACACTGAATCTTTCAACGATCGAGTTGCTACGTTTGTTGTTTCAATCGGAGATGTGAGCTGCGAAAACTGCTTTAATATTGACAAGGAGATTAGTCAAATCTAATGAATAAAAAACCAAAAGCTAATTTAATTCAAGTGtgttattttttaactttcaaaatttaaactaaagcaatattatttatacaaatcttatattatattgCGTGTTTATCATATTTGGATTGCAATTGGGTTCCACATTCTCTTTTGAGTGCATTACTCTTTGCGACActtcttcatattttttgaCACTTTAAAGCACAATCTGCTGGAtgcacactttcaaagaattcAAAAGAGATGTTGGACAGAAATGCCTCTTTGTCCAACAAAAGtacaaagaaaattatatttgtttttattcagtttagttttttttttgacaactatTCAGTTTAGTTAGTAGGCagaataattagttttttttttagttaggaCTTAGATTCCGACgtcaatattttatttgttttattttttgcaaagttcttatgtttttatttgtttttcctCAAAGTTTAAGatatttgaagaaaatataataattacaataaattataattttttaccctctatattttaaaatctattttcatatatatattttaacagtatataagatatttttggtGACAAGGTTGTTTGAAATTGTCAAATAAtagaggaaaataaaataaacactaTATTTTGTTTAGCAAAGAAACTATGGGCCGTCGTAGGAGAGGCTATTTCCCCGGGTCGGGTATAAATCATTATTTCGGGTCGAATAACGGTTCAGGAGAGTTTAGGGcagatattcttttttttttttttttgaaattgtgacagagagagagagagagagagaggcctaAGCAAAGGTATTTAGCGAATCGTTTAAGGAGACTTCGTCGTGCTGTTTATGCTCTGTTTCATCAAATTCTTCGATTGATGACCAGTGCCCAAACTCAAGTGCTCTTGGCAAATCAGACTAAACTGTTCGATCAGTTGATTCCTTTACATAAACCCTTGATCCCTTGTGGAAACCCAGTTTCACAACCCTTCCCTATGTGGAGGAACGTTGCTAAACAAGCCGTTTCAAGGTCACAAACCATCGCTTCTTCCCAAGCTCGTAGCTTTCTTGGGTTTCCTCAGGAACCCACCATTCTCCTCTCGAAAAATTCAATCTTTCGATCCATCTCGAGCTCAGAATGTCGAAAACTGGGGTTTCGTTGTTTACGTGGAATCACGAAAACAGAGGAATTCAACGGATGTTTCGCTAGAGGGTACACTAGTGTAGCCGAAAAGGTCTTGTCAACAGATGTTGATGAAGATCCTGAGGTGCATGAATTGttgaaggagatgaagagaGAGGATCACCGTTCCTGGCGGATGAAGAACCAAGAGGACGTTGTTGGAATGGGTGGTAGCAAGTATCGGAATCTGTGGAGGAGACAAGTTAAGATCGAGACAGAGGAATGGGAAAGAGCTGCTAACGAGTACAGGGAGCTTTTGG
This genomic stretch from Brassica napus cultivar Da-Ae chromosome C9, Da-Ae, whole genome shotgun sequence harbors:
- the BNAC09G42120D gene encoding rhamnogalacturonan I rhamnosyltransferase 1, with product MCKMEKSLYHRKLWEIKVRLLGDSKVEKLRNSFASRSPTSLWMIRAVSVLLLWSCFVHLMALGDMWGPRLFNGWPSCFNQRGLSTAAEMKSLPAKIALPPKRVYQNNGYLMVSCNGGLNQMRAAICDMVTVARYMNVTLIVPELDKTSFWNDPSEFKDIFDVDHFISSLRDEVRILKELPPRVKKRVELGMYHEMPPISWSNMSYYQNQILPLVKKHKVLHLNKTDSRLANNGLPVEVQKLRCRVNFNGLKFTPQIEELGRRVVNILREKGPFLVLHLRYEMDMLAFSGCSHGCNPEEEEELTRMRYAYPWWKEKVINSEEKRKEGLCPLTPEETALTLTALGIDRNVQIYIAAGEIYGGERRMKALTDAFPNVVRKETILESSDLDFCRNHSSQMAALDYLVAVESDIFVPTNDGNMARVVEGHRRFLGFKKTIQLNRKFLVKLIDEYTEGLLTWDVFSSMVKAFHSTRMGSPKRRLVIPNKPKEEDYFYSNPQECLQLLDEPLRVI
- the LOC106424728 gene encoding calcium/calmodulin-regulated receptor-like kinase 2, yielding MVNRSDLVVIGISVGLALGLLLALLLFFVIKWYNGRSHLRRCANEQNIPTLPVHTAKRAVVLTPDDSSNTASLQPPENTAAPTQHQPWWNNNHNKDLTVSASGIPKYHYKDIQKATQNFTTILGQGSFGPVYKAVMPNGGLAAAKVHASNSSQGDREFQTEVSLLGRLHHRNLVNLVGYCVDKSHRMLIYEFMSNGSLENLLYGGGGEEATQVLRWEERLQIALDISHGIEYLHEGAVPPVIHRDLKSANILLDHSMRAKVADFGLSKEMVFDRMNSGLKGTHGYMDPTYISTNKYTLKSDIYSFGVIILELITAIHPQQNLMEYINLASMSPDGIDEIVDQKLEGNANIEEVRLLAKIANRCVHKTPRKRPSIGEVTQFILKIKQGRSRGGRRQDTMSSSFGGVMDGEDMSRVISRIKDQHVELGLLAGVKEEDHQERNGTTTTL